A DNA window from Hymenobacter aquaticus contains the following coding sequences:
- a CDS encoding EboA domain-containing protein, which produces MNTAALCAWLTPLVMAQLPAESVSWLQDTLSAQLSERDFLAAFSRVPRLSGKAHLALTQAQALEAKALHAGFSPERWTLAQATRALLLARAPHHSSDDYGALLHRLSATADLGELVALYSGLPVLPYPETHLSWATDGIRSTITDVFDAVALHNPYPHDFLPPEAWNQMVLKAVFNARPLYQIYGLDNRRNPTLARMLLDYAHERWAAGRSLTPEVWRLVSPYFTPESLENLRPLLRSPEPLQVQAAALALSESTLPAAEQLLAQHPAARQTLSHESVTWHRIGEQAYLL; this is translated from the coding sequence ATGAACACTGCTGCCTTATGCGCCTGGCTAACGCCGCTGGTAATGGCCCAGCTGCCGGCGGAGAGTGTATCCTGGTTGCAGGATACACTCTCCGCTCAGCTTTCGGAGCGCGACTTTCTGGCGGCCTTCAGCCGGGTGCCTCGGCTTAGCGGCAAAGCGCACCTGGCCCTGACTCAGGCTCAGGCTCTTGAAGCCAAAGCGCTGCATGCGGGCTTCAGCCCGGAACGGTGGACGCTGGCCCAGGCGACCCGCGCCTTGCTGCTGGCCCGGGCCCCGCACCACAGTTCGGATGACTATGGCGCGCTGCTGCACCGCCTCAGCGCCACCGCCGACCTGGGCGAGCTGGTGGCATTGTACAGCGGTCTGCCGGTTTTGCCCTACCCGGAAACACACCTGAGCTGGGCCACGGACGGTATACGCTCCACCATAACCGACGTGTTTGACGCCGTAGCGCTGCACAATCCGTATCCGCACGACTTTCTGCCGCCGGAAGCCTGGAATCAGATGGTGCTCAAGGCGGTATTCAACGCCCGGCCGCTTTACCAGATATACGGGCTCGACAACCGCCGCAACCCGACACTGGCGCGGATGCTGCTGGACTATGCGCACGAACGGTGGGCCGCCGGCCGCAGCCTGACGCCGGAAGTGTGGCGGCTGGTTAGCCCCTATTTTACCCCCGAAAGCCTGGAGAATCTGCGGCCCCTGCTCCGCAGCCCTGAACCATTGCAGGTGCAGGCCGCCGCTCTGGCGCTTTCCGAATCTACGCTGCCAGCGGCCGAACAGCTCTTGGCGCAGCATCCGGCCGCCCGACAGACCCTTTCCCACGAATCCGTTACCTGGCACCGCATTGGGGAGCAAGCCTATCTGCTGTAA
- a CDS encoding DUF2721 domain-containing protein, which yields MEITLTTPALLFPALSLLLLAYTNRFLALVNIVRTLKTQYKTTHSPHLIQQIHNLRRRVEMVRNMQAVGVASMLGCVLAMFLIYAGFNAAGALVFGGSLLALLVSLGMSLYEIQISVVALQIELNDLEESEEQRLAGHA from the coding sequence ATGGAAATTACCCTTACCACGCCGGCGCTGTTGTTTCCGGCTTTGTCGCTGCTGCTGCTGGCCTACACCAACCGGTTTCTGGCGCTGGTCAACATCGTGCGCACGCTCAAAACCCAGTACAAAACCACCCACAGCCCCCACCTGATCCAGCAGATTCACAACCTGCGCCGGCGGGTAGAAATGGTGCGCAACATGCAGGCCGTGGGCGTGGCCTCGATGCTGGGCTGCGTGCTGGCCATGTTCCTGATTTACGCGGGCTTCAACGCGGCCGGGGCGCTGGTGTTTGGCGGCAGCCTGCTGGCCCTGCTGGTGTCGCTGGGCATGTCGCTCTACGAAATCCAGATTTCGGTGGTAGCCCTCCAGATTGAGCTCAACGACCTGGAGGAAAGCGAGGAGCAGCGCCTGGCCGGCCACGCCTGA
- a CDS encoding ferritin-like domain-containing protein: MLLLKSSLAQDLTDPAALRTALQQAIELEHSTIPPYLYALYSLIQGKNDAIAALIQSVVIEEMTHMALACNILNAIGGAPVIDSPDFIPQYPGPLPGTVESQLTVPLAPFSLDLVKNVFMVIEEPEDPLNYPVVGLRAAAAPPLTIGQFYEKIREALIANGEGIFTGDTSRQVSATYMGITPVTNLAQAVAAIDLIVEQGEGTTTSPQASPTELAHYYRFAEIYHGRQLVPTTAAVPVGAEDAEPFDDGYSYSGPAIAFDPAGVYPVVTNPKAAQYAPGTLARNDCDTFNYSYTGLLQALHQTFNGTPAAIQGAIGAMFTLKTQAIGMMQVVIKPGSPTTAGPSFEYQPTLPADQSA; the protein is encoded by the coding sequence ATGCTACTTCTGAAATCTTCCCTGGCCCAGGATCTGACCGATCCGGCCGCATTGCGCACCGCTTTACAGCAGGCCATCGAGCTGGAGCACTCTACCATCCCACCCTACCTGTACGCGCTGTACTCGCTGATCCAGGGCAAGAACGACGCTATTGCCGCGCTGATTCAGTCGGTCGTGATTGAGGAAATGACGCACATGGCTTTGGCCTGCAACATTCTCAATGCCATCGGGGGCGCCCCGGTTATCGACTCGCCCGACTTCATTCCGCAGTACCCGGGACCATTGCCCGGCACCGTCGAGTCGCAGCTGACCGTGCCGCTGGCCCCCTTCTCCCTGGATCTGGTGAAGAACGTCTTCATGGTGATTGAGGAGCCGGAAGACCCGCTGAACTATCCGGTGGTGGGCCTGCGGGCTGCGGCCGCGCCGCCGCTTACGATCGGGCAGTTTTACGAAAAGATACGGGAAGCCCTGATAGCCAACGGTGAAGGCATTTTTACCGGCGACACCTCACGGCAGGTAAGCGCCACCTACATGGGCATTACCCCCGTAACCAACCTGGCCCAAGCCGTGGCCGCCATCGACCTGATTGTGGAACAAGGAGAGGGCACGACTACCTCGCCCCAGGCTTCGCCCACCGAGCTGGCGCACTACTACCGGTTTGCCGAAATCTACCACGGCCGCCAGCTGGTGCCGACTACGGCGGCGGTGCCGGTCGGGGCCGAGGACGCGGAGCCGTTCGACGACGGCTACAGCTACAGCGGTCCGGCCATTGCCTTCGATCCGGCGGGCGTGTACCCGGTCGTTACCAATCCGAAAGCGGCGCAGTATGCCCCCGGTACGCTGGCCCGCAACGACTGCGACACGTTCAACTATTCCTACACCGGGCTGTTGCAGGCGCTCCACCAGACCTTCAACGGCACGCCGGCTGCCATTCAGGGCGCTATCGGGGCCATGTTTACCCTGAAAACCCAGGCCATTGGCATGATGCAGGTCGTTATCAAGCCCGGCAGCCCGACCACGGCCGGCCCCAGCTTCGAGTACCAGCCCACCCTACCAGCCGATCAAAGCGCCTAG
- a CDS encoding TatD family hydrolase — MAYIDPHVHMTSRTTDDYQAMQRAGVVAVIEPAFWMGQPRTEVGTFKDYYSHLIGFERFRASQFGIRHYCTIGLNSKEANNEALAEEVMELLPLFIYKEGVVGVGEIGYDDQTAAEDKYYRLQLELAREAGLPVQIHTPHRDKKQGTIRSMEVALEHGLAPHMVIVDHNNEETVEQVLERGFWAAFTIYPHTKMGNERMTEIVRQYGPERIMVNSAADWGISDPLAVPKTAQLMLERGISAEAVHLVTYQNALAAFGQSGQMPESDWLQAPAVDQSQRYAGSSILRGGQVPQSDPSSALIR, encoded by the coding sequence ATGGCCTACATTGACCCCCACGTACACATGACATCCCGTACCACCGACGACTACCAGGCCATGCAGCGGGCCGGGGTAGTCGCCGTCATCGAGCCGGCCTTCTGGATGGGCCAGCCGCGCACGGAGGTCGGGACGTTCAAAGACTACTACAGCCACCTCATCGGCTTTGAGCGGTTCCGGGCCAGTCAGTTTGGTATCCGGCATTATTGCACGATTGGGCTGAACTCGAAAGAGGCCAACAACGAGGCGCTGGCGGAAGAGGTAATGGAGCTGCTGCCGCTGTTTATCTACAAGGAAGGCGTGGTGGGCGTGGGCGAAATCGGCTACGACGACCAGACCGCCGCCGAGGACAAATACTACCGGCTCCAGCTGGAGCTGGCCCGCGAAGCGGGACTACCCGTCCAGATTCATACGCCCCACCGCGACAAAAAACAGGGCACCATCCGCAGCATGGAGGTAGCACTGGAACACGGCCTGGCCCCGCACATGGTCATTGTAGACCACAACAACGAGGAAACAGTGGAACAGGTGCTGGAACGGGGTTTCTGGGCCGCTTTCACGATTTACCCGCACACCAAGATGGGCAATGAGCGCATGACTGAAATCGTGCGGCAGTACGGGCCGGAGCGCATCATGGTGAACAGCGCCGCCGACTGGGGCATCAGCGACCCGCTGGCCGTGCCCAAGACGGCCCAGCTGATGCTGGAGCGCGGCATCAGCGCCGAAGCCGTGCACCTGGTGACCTACCAAAACGCCCTGGCGGCCTTCGGGCAAAGCGGGCAGATGCCGGAAAGCGACTGGCTGCAGGCCCCCGCCGTCGACCAAAGTCAGCGCTACGCGGGCAGCTCGATTCTGCGCGGCGGGCAGGTGCCGCAGTCCGATCCGTCGTCGGCTCTTATTCGCTGA
- a CDS encoding ribonuclease D, with protein sequence MSTPTIHYLTTEADVQQAATALQAAPRLAVDLEFDDMRHRYGRNLALIQIFDGQVVYLIDPIPLTNPAQELEPIWVLLREPAIEKVFHSCKSDILLLDELYGVHVRNILDTSVQYTLLGESDNNISLGRLIQAELGLEVDKGEQKSNWLKRPLTEAQKVYAANDVLYLFELADRLQAKLAALGRAEWAAQENATLEEVRYTRDDRPYLRIAGKYRILPGELPLFRDLYMLRDQVARQLDKPPYMVFANDRLSELVRDTPRDANDWKNTRGLHPELKRAPYLDQLAALSPDNFVPVPEPAATGEQRRFPFRRRLSGEKAAKADAREQLLTQLKGLITADINVYVANLVLSNRLVADIIELGADQVLRPWQKTILQEACQRHGLNYGQIATPFDSAA encoded by the coding sequence ATGTCTACACCTACTATTCATTACCTGACTACTGAAGCCGACGTGCAGCAAGCGGCTACTGCCCTGCAAGCCGCCCCCCGCCTGGCCGTCGACCTGGAGTTCGACGACATGCGCCACCGCTACGGCCGCAACCTGGCGCTGATTCAGATCTTCGACGGGCAGGTAGTGTATCTGATTGACCCGATTCCGCTGACCAACCCCGCCCAGGAGCTGGAGCCCATCTGGGTGCTGCTGCGCGAGCCGGCCATCGAGAAGGTATTCCACAGCTGCAAGTCGGATATTCTGCTGCTCGATGAGCTCTACGGCGTGCACGTGCGCAATATTCTGGACACCAGCGTGCAGTACACCCTGCTCGGCGAATCCGACAACAACATCTCCCTGGGCCGCCTGATTCAGGCCGAGCTGGGGCTGGAAGTCGATAAGGGCGAGCAGAAGTCGAACTGGCTGAAGCGCCCCCTCACCGAAGCCCAGAAAGTGTACGCGGCCAACGACGTGCTCTACCTCTTCGAGCTGGCCGACCGCCTGCAGGCCAAGCTGGCGGCCCTGGGCCGTGCCGAGTGGGCCGCGCAGGAAAACGCCACCCTGGAGGAAGTGCGCTACACCCGCGACGACCGGCCCTACCTGCGCATTGCGGGCAAATACCGCATCCTGCCCGGGGAGCTGCCCTTGTTCCGTGACCTGTACATGCTGCGCGACCAGGTGGCCCGGCAGCTCGACAAGCCGCCCTACATGGTGTTTGCCAACGACCGGCTCTCGGAGCTGGTGCGCGACACCCCACGCGACGCCAACGACTGGAAAAACACCCGGGGCCTGCACCCCGAGCTGAAGCGCGCCCCCTACCTCGACCAGCTGGCCGCCCTCTCCCCCGACAACTTTGTGCCGGTGCCCGAGCCCGCCGCCACGGGCGAGCAGCGCCGCTTTCCTTTCCGCCGCCGCCTCAGCGGGGAAAAAGCCGCCAAAGCCGACGCCCGCGAGCAGCTCCTGACCCAGTTAAAAGGCCTCATCACAGCTGATATCAACGTGTACGTGGCCAACCTGGTGCTGTCGAACCGCCTCGTAGCCGACATCATCGAGCTGGGCGCCGACCAGGTGCTACGCCCCTGGCAGAAAACCATTCTGCAGGAAGCCTGCCAGCGCCACGGCCTGAACTACGGCCAGATAGCCACTCCCTTCGACTCGGCTGCGTAA
- a CDS encoding 3-dehydroquinate synthase, giving the protein MLSSVIQQQFQVSFSYPVYFTEELFRPDNSVLRTVLTQADALGPRRAVVVLDSGVVAHHPHIQTNIAQYFTAHAEALQLNGEPLVVAGGEACKNSPALVQQLLEVIHQRHVDRHSYLLAVGGGAVLDLVGYVAAVAHRGVRLVRIPTTVLSQNDSGIGVKNSVNAFGKKNFLGTFAPPYAVLNDSRFLLTLDERDWRAGIAEAIKVGLIKDAAFFTYLEQHTPALVARHLPTMQHVIRRCAELHLQHIAGPDPFEQGSSRPLDFGHWAAHKLEQLTDYQLRHGEAVAIGIALDCVYSHLAGLIEVPVLERVLRVLHELGFAVFCPKMAAHAEQPAHPDSLLLGLQEFREHLGGQLTVMLLAEIGRGVEVHALDTARLLEAISYLKAWQNTSRSPVEPNLHPLSLA; this is encoded by the coding sequence ATGCTTTCCTCCGTTATTCAGCAGCAGTTTCAGGTTTCGTTTTCTTACCCGGTTTACTTCACGGAAGAGCTTTTCCGGCCCGATAACTCCGTGCTGCGCACCGTGCTGACCCAGGCCGACGCACTCGGGCCGCGCCGGGCCGTCGTGGTGCTGGATAGCGGCGTGGTGGCGCATCATCCGCATATCCAAACCAATATTGCGCAGTACTTTACGGCCCACGCCGAGGCCTTGCAGCTCAACGGCGAACCGCTGGTAGTGGCAGGTGGGGAAGCGTGCAAAAATAGTCCGGCCCTGGTGCAGCAACTGCTGGAAGTAATTCACCAGCGCCACGTCGACCGGCACTCGTACCTGCTGGCGGTGGGCGGCGGCGCCGTGCTCGACCTGGTGGGCTACGTGGCAGCCGTGGCGCACCGGGGCGTGCGGCTGGTGCGGATACCGACGACGGTTCTTTCGCAGAACGACTCGGGCATCGGGGTCAAAAACAGCGTCAATGCCTTCGGAAAGAAAAACTTCCTGGGCACCTTCGCCCCGCCCTACGCCGTGCTCAACGACAGCCGGTTTCTGCTGACCCTCGACGAGCGGGACTGGCGCGCCGGTATTGCCGAGGCCATCAAGGTCGGGCTGATTAAGGACGCGGCTTTTTTCACTTACCTCGAGCAGCACACCCCGGCCCTGGTAGCCCGGCACCTGCCCACGATGCAACACGTTATCCGGCGCTGCGCCGAGCTGCACCTGCAGCACATTGCCGGCCCCGACCCCTTCGAGCAAGGCTCGTCCCGGCCCCTGGATTTTGGCCACTGGGCCGCGCACAAGCTGGAGCAGCTTACCGACTACCAGTTGCGGCATGGCGAAGCCGTAGCCATCGGCATTGCCCTCGACTGCGTGTATTCGCACCTGGCGGGCCTTATTGAGGTGCCGGTGCTGGAACGGGTGCTGCGGGTGCTGCACGAGTTGGGCTTTGCCGTGTTCTGCCCCAAAATGGCCGCCCACGCCGAGCAGCCGGCGCACCCGGACAGCCTACTGCTCGGCTTGCAGGAGTTCCGGGAACATCTGGGTGGGCAGCTCACCGTTATGCTGCTGGCGGAAATCGGGCGGGGCGTCGAAGTCCATGCCCTCGACACGGCCCGGCTGCTGGAAGCCATATCGTACCTAAAAGCCTGGCAAAATACCAGCCGCAGCCCCGTAGAGCCCAATCTTCATCCTCTTAGCCTGGCATAA
- the eboE gene encoding metabolite traffic protein EboE produces MNIGHGYHLTYCTNIHPGETWAAVFQSLQDYLLPIKARLAPTEPLAVGLRLSDQASRELAQPGQLAEFQAWLTQQGLYVPIINGFPFGNFHHTVVKDAVHQPDWTTPARLAYTKRLAHQLATLLPAGLDGGISTSPLSYKPWLAGDEAHTATVLQQSARQLAELVEELVVLQRLTNRLIHLDIEPEPDGLLETSAEFVAFYQEYLLPQATARLQARLGLSAAAAHQAVFDHVRLCYDVCHFALAYEAPADVLARLAAAGIKVGRVQLSAALKADLPADSAGRQEIARQFARFVEPAYLHQVVARSHDGRLRHYPDLPPALADIDAREVQEWRTHFHVPIFLERYEQLQSTQAELRQVLALLAGQPITRYLEVETYTWDVLPPSIKQDLATSIERELQWVRQALTLPATAPASAIIS; encoded by the coding sequence ATGAACATCGGCCACGGCTACCACCTGACGTATTGCACCAACATTCACCCCGGCGAAACCTGGGCGGCCGTCTTTCAAAGCCTGCAGGACTATCTGCTGCCCATCAAAGCCCGCCTGGCGCCCACCGAGCCATTGGCCGTCGGTCTGCGGCTTTCCGACCAGGCCAGCCGGGAACTGGCGCAGCCGGGGCAACTGGCCGAATTTCAGGCGTGGCTCACCCAGCAAGGCCTGTACGTGCCCATCATCAACGGCTTTCCGTTCGGGAATTTCCACCACACGGTGGTGAAGGACGCGGTGCACCAGCCCGACTGGACCACGCCGGCCCGGCTGGCGTACACCAAGCGCCTCGCGCATCAGCTGGCAACCCTGTTACCAGCCGGTCTGGATGGCGGCATTTCTACCTCGCCACTTTCCTACAAACCCTGGCTGGCCGGCGACGAAGCCCACACCGCAACCGTGCTGCAGCAAAGCGCCCGGCAGCTGGCCGAGCTGGTGGAAGAACTGGTCGTGTTACAGCGGCTGACCAACCGGCTTATTCACCTGGATATTGAGCCCGAGCCCGATGGTCTGCTCGAAACCTCGGCTGAGTTTGTGGCCTTTTACCAGGAATACCTGCTCCCGCAGGCCACGGCGCGCCTGCAGGCCCGGCTGGGGCTGTCGGCGGCGGCGGCCCATCAGGCCGTGTTCGACCACGTGCGCCTCTGCTACGACGTGTGCCACTTTGCCCTGGCTTACGAAGCCCCGGCCGACGTGCTGGCCCGGCTGGCGGCGGCGGGCATCAAAGTAGGCCGGGTGCAGCTCAGCGCGGCCCTGAAGGCCGATTTGCCCGCCGACTCTGCGGGGCGCCAGGAAATTGCCCGGCAGTTTGCCCGCTTCGTCGAACCCGCCTACCTGCACCAGGTGGTAGCCCGCTCCCACGACGGCCGCCTGCGCCACTACCCCGACCTGCCCCCGGCCCTGGCCGATATTGATGCCCGAGAAGTGCAGGAATGGCGCACCCATTTTCACGTACCCATCTTTTTGGAGCGGTATGAGCAGCTCCAATCCACGCAGGCCGAGCTGCGGCAGGTGCTGGCGCTGTTGGCTGGCCAGCCCATTACCCGCTACCTGGAAGTAGAAACTTACACCTGGGACGTGCTGCCGCCCAGCATCAAGCAGGATCTGGCTACCTCTATCGAGCGGGAATTGCAGTGGGTGCGGCAGGCGCTGACCTTGCCGGCCACCGCCCCGGCCTCAGCTATAATCTCCTGA
- the eboC gene encoding UbiA-like protein EboC (EboC, a homolog the polyprenyltransferase UbiA, belongs to system of proteins involved in the trafficking of precursor metabolites to an extracytoplasmic compartment so that the biosynthesis of certain natural products, such as scytonemin, can be completed.) yields the protein MKRVVAHLRLMRPANIITAVADILLGFAASGSAAGLLRAAPGARVQTLGWLVLATVGLYGGGVVFNDVCDAELDRLERPERPIPSGQATRLSAGLLGTGLLLSGIVAAWQVSFISGLLAAGIAALALLYDAWGKHHSWLGPLNMGACRGANLLLGLSAVPAALSHYWFIGLIPLVYIAAITSISRGEVHGGNKKALLGSLALYGLVVAAILAVLGLPQVAALSAVPFLLGFGYFIFPPLLRALASLQAQDVRQAVKAGVMALILLDATLAAGFAGWQYGVLVLLLFPVSRLLARVFAVT from the coding sequence ATGAAGCGAGTAGTGGCGCACCTGCGGCTCATGCGGCCCGCCAACATCATTACCGCCGTGGCGGATATTCTGCTGGGCTTCGCGGCTTCCGGCTCGGCGGCCGGCTTGCTACGCGCAGCACCGGGGGCACGGGTGCAGACGTTGGGCTGGCTGGTCCTGGCTACCGTTGGCCTCTACGGCGGCGGGGTAGTGTTCAACGACGTGTGCGACGCCGAGCTGGACCGCCTGGAGCGCCCCGAACGCCCCATTCCGAGCGGGCAGGCTACCCGCCTGAGTGCCGGCCTGCTGGGTACGGGCTTGCTACTGAGCGGCATTGTGGCAGCCTGGCAGGTGTCTTTTATCAGCGGCCTACTGGCGGCCGGCATTGCCGCGCTGGCCCTGCTCTACGACGCTTGGGGCAAGCACCACTCCTGGCTCGGGCCTCTGAACATGGGCGCGTGCCGAGGGGCCAATCTGCTGCTGGGCCTCAGTGCGGTACCCGCCGCGCTTAGCCATTATTGGTTTATCGGTCTGATTCCGCTGGTTTACATTGCCGCTATTACCAGCATTAGCCGCGGGGAGGTGCACGGCGGCAACAAGAAAGCGTTGCTGGGCTCTTTGGCACTGTATGGGCTGGTCGTCGCGGCTATTCTGGCCGTGTTGGGCTTGCCCCAGGTGGCGGCCCTATCGGCTGTTCCTTTTCTGCTGGGCTTTGGCTACTTCATTTTTCCGCCCTTGCTGCGCGCCCTGGCTTCGCTGCAGGCCCAGGACGTGCGGCAGGCCGTGAAGGCCGGCGTCATGGCCCTGATTCTGCTGGACGCCACGCTGGCGGCGGGCTTCGCGGGCTGGCAGTATGGGGTGCTGGTGCTGCTCCTGTTTCCCGTGTCGCGGCTGCTGGCCCGGGTTTTCGCCGTCACCTGA